A part of Marinobacter psychrophilus genomic DNA contains:
- a CDS encoding HAD family hydrolase, producing MKNYRTWVFDCDGVILDSNKVKTDAFYDAAKTYGEEAAAALIEYHVQHGGISRYTKFEHFLRHIIGRSEILSSELDSLLEAYAQGVGQGLMNCRIASELSELKKQTGNSRWLIVSGGDQAELRSVFDSRGLSSLFEGGIFGSPDDKDCILKRELQSGCIELPAVFVGDSQYDYEAAFRAGLDFIYLSDWSESSFSFESATIRTGSVRSLVGIGIDF from the coding sequence ATGAAAAACTACCGAACCTGGGTTTTCGATTGTGACGGTGTCATCCTGGACTCCAACAAGGTAAAAACGGATGCCTTCTACGATGCAGCAAAAACCTATGGGGAGGAAGCCGCAGCGGCACTGATTGAGTATCATGTCCAGCATGGCGGGATATCACGCTATACAAAATTTGAACATTTTCTGCGTCATATTATAGGTCGTTCGGAAATCCTCTCTAGTGAACTCGACAGCTTGTTGGAGGCCTACGCACAAGGAGTCGGCCAAGGATTGATGAACTGTAGAATTGCGAGTGAGCTTTCTGAGCTCAAGAAACAGACTGGCAATAGTCGATGGCTGATTGTGTCTGGGGGCGATCAGGCTGAGTTGAGGAGTGTTTTCGATTCCAGGGGCTTATCGTCGCTGTTTGAGGGCGGGATTTTTGGTAGCCCGGACGACAAGGATTGCATCCTGAAGAGAGAGTTACAGAGCGGATGTATAGAGCTGCCAGCGGTATTTGTAGGGGATAGTCAATATGACTATGAAGCGGCTTTCAGGGCTGGGTTGGATTTTATTTATCTATCGGACTGGAGCGAATCCAGTTTTAGTTTTGAGAGTGCGACAATACGAACTGGGTCCGTAAGGTCGCTAGTCGGTATTGGCATCGATTTTTAG
- a CDS encoding glycosyltransferase encodes MRTLIIIHSLKLGGMERVAVNLADAFAEEGHESHVLSCRSRPNDLKPNHPDVYLHHHDQLKSLLKSIIGIPVFLLSRLFLGVVLPKSHFIWVGWLNGWILKRKVRTLEKQYGRFDRVIFRGLGTFKYFWSFRDDRNIYVLENVIHYDRPLWQKKLEWQLVFNNRHLACVSSGVNASAVAAFEQGNIAPRSLRVITNPCPIKEIRALAEQVDPDIPDEPYIVNVGRLVPQKGHDLLLHAYALAKPRHKLVIVGEGSLRETLEQTTHELGIADRVFFAGKRRNPYNWMRQADLFVLSSEFEGLGIVLTEALACGTLIVSVDCSGGIRDVFKGDLEQYLSNTNPESLAELINKALAELPVTIKPTWLEDFDQKRIVELFLSTPPLIRV; translated from the coding sequence ATGAGAACCCTTATTATTATTCACAGCCTTAAATTGGGTGGCATGGAGCGCGTTGCCGTCAACCTCGCCGATGCATTCGCTGAAGAGGGTCACGAAAGCCATGTTTTGTCATGCAGAAGCCGCCCAAATGACTTAAAACCAAACCATCCTGACGTTTACCTTCATCACCATGATCAACTCAAGTCTTTACTAAAATCTATTATCGGCATCCCAGTATTTTTATTATCAAGGCTATTTCTGGGTGTGGTATTGCCAAAATCTCACTTTATTTGGGTTGGCTGGCTGAACGGCTGGATTTTGAAACGTAAAGTTCGCACCCTTGAAAAACAATACGGCCGGTTCGATCGAGTCATTTTCCGAGGGCTTGGAACGTTTAAATATTTCTGGTCGTTCCGAGATGACCGTAATATCTATGTTTTAGAAAACGTGATTCATTATGATCGTCCTCTGTGGCAAAAAAAACTGGAGTGGCAACTGGTTTTCAATAACCGCCATCTGGCCTGCGTATCATCCGGAGTGAACGCATCCGCGGTAGCCGCTTTCGAGCAAGGCAACATTGCTCCTCGTAGCCTCAGAGTGATAACAAATCCCTGCCCCATAAAAGAAATCCGGGCTCTGGCCGAGCAGGTTGATCCGGACATTCCTGACGAACCCTATATTGTGAACGTCGGGCGCCTTGTACCTCAAAAAGGACACGATCTGTTGTTACACGCTTATGCTCTTGCTAAGCCACGGCACAAACTGGTCATCGTTGGGGAGGGCTCTCTTCGTGAGACTCTGGAACAGACAACACACGAATTGGGCATCGCTGATCGAGTGTTCTTTGCAGGAAAACGTCGCAATCCCTACAACTGGATGAGGCAGGCAGACCTGTTTGTTTTGTCGTCTGAATTCGAGGGGCTGGGTATAGTGCTAACAGAGGCGCTCGCATGCGGGACACTCATTGTGTCAGTGGATTGCTCCGGAGGTATCCGCGACGTGTTCAAGGGGGATTTGGAACAGTATTTATCTAATACCAACCCCGAAAGCTTGGCAGAATTGATAAACAAAGCACTGGCGGAGCTGCCTGTTACAATTAAGCCGACGTGGCTTGAAGATTTTGACCAAAAACGCATTGTTGAATTGTTTCTTTCCACTCCACCCCTTATAAGAGTTTGA
- a CDS encoding YrbL family protein, which yields MLNLDGLTPFAQGYNRFCFIHPKDPNVCLKVIRSENIELRFHRQSVLKKCLGRKRLNDNRQEMAAYRQSAIKSLVAAGEPCPAWNHLPEFFGSVSTSMGPANASELIRCADGIIAPTLEDLLKKNGYTQPLKDAVNRFTQWLKIHGILTRNLLPHNLVISDRSGTLELFLVDGLGAPSVQNQMARMTRWRNHYISRKNQRFEQRILWEAQGRNTSWEDFQKTE from the coding sequence ATGCTGAATTTAGACGGGCTTACACCGTTTGCCCAAGGCTACAACCGCTTTTGCTTTATTCATCCTAAAGACCCAAATGTCTGCCTGAAGGTAATTCGCTCGGAGAATATCGAGCTGCGATTTCACCGACAGTCAGTGCTGAAGAAGTGCCTGGGCAGAAAACGACTGAATGATAACAGGCAAGAAATGGCAGCTTATCGCCAAAGCGCAATAAAATCACTGGTGGCGGCAGGCGAACCGTGTCCGGCATGGAACCATTTGCCAGAGTTTTTTGGCAGCGTATCAACGTCCATGGGGCCCGCGAATGCTAGCGAACTGATTCGGTGCGCCGACGGCATCATCGCCCCTACTCTTGAAGATCTGCTGAAAAAAAACGGCTACACACAACCCCTCAAAGATGCCGTGAATCGCTTTACACAGTGGCTAAAGATTCACGGCATTCTTACCCGGAACCTGCTACCCCATAACCTGGTGATTTCAGACAGGTCAGGAACGTTGGAACTATTTCTGGTGGACGGCCTGGGTGCACCCTCTGTACAGAACCAGATGGCGCGAATGACACGCTGGCGAAACCATTATATCAGCCGCAAGAACCAGCGCTTTGAGCAGCGAATCCTGTGGGAAGCGCAAGGGCGAAATACCTCTTGGGAAGACTTCCAGAAAACAGAATAG
- a CDS encoding glycosyltransferase family 2 protein has protein sequence MDPQSIGVVITTYNSSVWLEKVLTGYENQSFKDFRVIIADDGSNDETRALIDTFRVRDILKIDHFWQEDEGFRKCQILNKAIAETACDYLVFTDGDCIPAPNFIETHKTLAKPATFLSGGYIKLTMPVSLAITEQDINSGRVFDPNWLVKNGQPKTHKLWKLFKSATFKNLMNGITPAAASWNGMNSSTWTSDLIAINGFNEDMQYGGLDRELGERLWNYGHTSRQIRYSTVCLHLDHARGYAKPEIWAKNKAIRRAVKTQRSYRAVNGIEKGK, from the coding sequence ATGGACCCACAATCAATTGGCGTAGTAATCACTACTTACAACTCTTCTGTTTGGCTTGAAAAAGTTCTGACAGGATATGAAAACCAATCATTCAAAGACTTTCGTGTAATCATTGCAGACGATGGATCTAACGACGAAACTCGTGCTCTTATCGACACATTCAGGGTTCGAGATATACTTAAAATTGACCATTTTTGGCAGGAAGACGAAGGCTTTAGAAAATGCCAGATCTTGAATAAAGCGATTGCGGAAACAGCCTGTGACTATTTAGTGTTCACTGATGGTGACTGCATTCCTGCCCCAAACTTTATCGAAACACACAAAACGCTCGCCAAGCCCGCCACATTCCTTTCTGGCGGCTATATCAAATTAACGATGCCCGTTTCTCTCGCTATTACCGAACAGGATATAAACTCTGGGCGAGTTTTTGACCCCAACTGGCTTGTTAAAAATGGACAACCAAAAACCCACAAACTCTGGAAATTGTTCAAATCTGCTACCTTCAAAAACTTAATGAATGGAATAACACCCGCTGCAGCTAGTTGGAATGGCATGAACAGCTCAACCTGGACATCCGACCTTATAGCTATCAACGGATTCAACGAAGATATGCAATATGGCGGGCTCGACAGGGAGCTCGGGGAACGCCTATGGAACTATGGACACACATCCAGACAAATCCGCTATAGCACAGTATGCCTTCATTTAGATCATGCCAGAGGCTATGCCAAGCCGGAAATTTGGGCCAAAAACAAAGCGATTCGCAGAGCGGTAAAAACACAACGCTCATATCGCGCTGTTAATGGCATTGAGAAAGGTAAGTAG
- a CDS encoding SGNH/GDSL hydrolase family protein, producing the protein MRGDFVSTCIAYGDCNTCGLEKNTVELWAELVCRQLGLSLTNCGHTMSTTREMLQYNETHPARMHDVALVQYGLVDSWLTFRGAPYVLYYPDYSRRKLARKLVKKLKRWARQWRLQDRVGSIEQVPLGEYVANLRLLIGSAPQTQFVLVATVPNLDEPRNPRIRRYNQALQALVADESNVVFVDAFDDIWEEKGQALMADGTHLTARGHRIVANKVLQVLQVL; encoded by the coding sequence ATGAGAGGCGACTTTGTGAGCACCTGTATTGCCTATGGCGACTGCAACACCTGCGGGCTTGAAAAAAATACGGTAGAACTTTGGGCTGAGCTTGTTTGTCGACAGCTAGGCCTAAGCCTGACCAACTGTGGTCATACTATGAGTACAACCCGTGAAATGCTGCAATACAACGAAACCCATCCTGCCCGAATGCATGATGTCGCGTTGGTACAGTATGGGCTCGTGGATTCCTGGCTGACCTTTCGGGGAGCGCCCTATGTGCTTTATTACCCTGATTATTCACGCCGAAAACTGGCGCGAAAGCTAGTCAAGAAGCTTAAGCGATGGGCCAGGCAGTGGCGTTTGCAGGACCGCGTTGGGTCGATAGAGCAAGTGCCGCTGGGAGAGTATGTCGCGAATCTGCGTTTGTTGATCGGCTCAGCGCCGCAAACGCAGTTTGTTCTGGTAGCCACGGTTCCCAATCTGGATGAGCCTAGAAATCCACGGATTCGACGGTATAACCAAGCATTACAGGCCCTGGTAGCGGATGAATCGAACGTGGTTTTTGTTGATGCCTTTGACGATATCTGGGAGGAAAAGGGTCAGGCGCTGATGGCAGACGGAACTCATTTGACAGCTAGAGGGCACCGAATCGTGGCGAATAAAGTGCTTCAGGTTTTGCAGGTGTTATAG
- a CDS encoding mannose-1-phosphate guanylyltransferase/mannose-6-phosphate isomerase, giving the protein MIYPVMLAGGTGSRLWPLSRQLNPKQFLKLTDPKWSMLQSTVARLNGLPVQPPLIICNEEHRFIAAEQMRQAGFQGAHIILEPCGRNTAPAIALAALQLQKARQQGEEDPVMLVLAADHLIQNVPAFQRCVQQANTLALAGKLVTFGITPTHPETGYGYICQGEAINEHGHRVEAFAEKPGMDTAKAYLKSGNYLWNSGMFMFRAGRYLEELGKHRPDILAACEAAMENLRQDFDFTRVDEARFAECANESVDYAVMEKTDEAAVVALDAGWSDIGSWSALWDVSPKDAQGNSTSGDVMTLDTNNTLVRAESRLLATLGVDDLVIIETKDAVLVAHKDKVQDVKKLVAQLQADGRYEHLNHREVYRPWGVYDSIDSGERYQVKRITVKPGAKLSVQMHHHRAEHWIVVSGTAKVTNGEKTYLVTENQSTYIPVGQVHSLENPGVINLELIEVQSGSYLGEDDIVRYEDRYGRK; this is encoded by the coding sequence ATGATTTATCCGGTAATGTTGGCCGGTGGCACTGGTTCACGACTTTGGCCACTTTCTCGCCAGCTGAATCCCAAACAGTTTCTGAAATTGACAGACCCGAAGTGGTCCATGCTGCAATCCACTGTTGCCAGGCTCAATGGTCTGCCGGTGCAGCCTCCGCTGATTATCTGTAACGAAGAGCACCGCTTCATTGCCGCTGAGCAAATGCGCCAAGCGGGCTTTCAGGGTGCCCATATTATACTAGAGCCCTGCGGCCGCAACACCGCGCCGGCCATCGCGCTCGCCGCACTGCAATTGCAAAAGGCTCGCCAGCAAGGCGAAGAAGACCCTGTCATGCTGGTTTTGGCGGCCGACCATCTTATTCAGAACGTGCCTGCCTTCCAAAGATGTGTTCAGCAGGCCAATACCCTGGCACTGGCAGGCAAGCTGGTTACGTTTGGCATTACGCCCACGCATCCGGAAACCGGCTACGGTTATATTTGCCAAGGCGAAGCAATCAATGAGCATGGCCATAGGGTCGAAGCCTTTGCTGAAAAGCCGGGTATGGACACCGCCAAAGCCTATCTGAAGTCCGGCAACTACCTGTGGAACAGCGGTATGTTCATGTTCCGCGCAGGGCGCTACCTGGAAGAACTGGGCAAACATCGCCCTGACATTCTCGCAGCCTGCGAGGCAGCTATGGAAAACCTGCGCCAGGATTTTGATTTTACCCGGGTAGACGAAGCCCGCTTCGCAGAATGTGCAAATGAATCGGTAGACTACGCGGTGATGGAGAAAACCGACGAGGCTGCGGTTGTGGCATTGGACGCTGGCTGGAGCGATATCGGCTCCTGGTCTGCACTGTGGGATGTCAGCCCAAAAGACGCCCAAGGCAACAGTACCAGTGGCGACGTAATGACACTGGACACAAATAACACACTGGTGCGGGCCGAAAGCCGCTTGCTTGCGACCCTTGGCGTTGACGACCTGGTGATTATCGAAACCAAAGACGCCGTGCTGGTGGCCCATAAAGACAAAGTGCAGGATGTAAAAAAGCTGGTGGCGCAGCTGCAAGCTGACGGGCGCTACGAGCACCTGAATCATCGAGAAGTTTACCGGCCCTGGGGCGTGTACGACTCCATCGACAGCGGCGAACGCTACCAGGTTAAACGGATTACCGTAAAACCCGGGGCCAAGCTGTCGGTGCAAATGCACCACCACCGAGCCGAACACTGGATTGTGGTCAGTGGGACGGCAAAAGTGACCAACGGCGAAAAAACCTACCTTGTTACGGAAAACCAATCCACCTACATTCCTGTCGGCCAGGTTCATTCGCTGGAAAATCCGGGCGTCATCAATCTGGAGCTGATTGAAGTGCAGTCCGGCTCTTATCTCGGAGAAGACGACATTGTGAGATACGAAGATAGGTACGGGCGAAAATGA
- a CDS encoding 3-deoxy-manno-octulosonate cytidylyltransferase — translation MKTVALIPARYQSSRFPGKPLVKLLGKPMILWVTDIAAKALGAENVYVVTDDERIASVVREAGYQTIKSSFNALTGTDRLAEASEHIAADVYINIQGDEPLVNPDDILKIRDVKLANPDKVINGFCWLSSAEDPASVNIPKVITNERNELVYMSRNPLPGHKESDRAPQRYKKQVCIYAFSRAELAAFRDFGRKSELEWSEDIEILRFLELSRRVLMVETSPGSLAVDVREDVAPVEKALEEVHRKC, via the coding sequence ATGAAAACGGTTGCTCTGATTCCCGCGCGGTATCAATCTTCACGCTTCCCCGGCAAACCGCTTGTTAAGCTGTTGGGTAAACCCATGATTCTGTGGGTGACTGACATTGCAGCTAAAGCGTTGGGCGCTGAAAATGTCTACGTAGTGACCGATGACGAAAGAATTGCATCAGTCGTCAGGGAAGCGGGCTATCAGACGATAAAATCCAGCTTTAATGCACTGACTGGCACAGATCGCTTGGCTGAGGCGAGTGAGCATATCGCTGCGGATGTCTATATCAATATCCAGGGTGATGAACCGCTGGTAAATCCAGATGACATACTGAAGATTCGCGATGTTAAATTGGCGAATCCCGATAAGGTGATCAATGGTTTTTGCTGGCTATCCTCTGCTGAAGATCCGGCAAGTGTCAATATACCTAAAGTGATCACCAACGAGCGAAATGAGCTTGTCTATATGTCCCGCAACCCTCTGCCGGGGCATAAGGAGTCGGATCGAGCTCCCCAAAGGTATAAGAAACAGGTGTGTATCTATGCGTTCAGCCGGGCTGAACTGGCGGCATTCCGGGATTTTGGACGCAAGAGTGAATTGGAGTGGAGCGAGGATATAGAAATTCTTCGCTTTCTTGAGCTGAGTCGGCGTGTGCTGATGGTTGAAACCTCCCCAGGTAGTCTGGCGGTGGATGTGCGTGAGGATGTTGCACCAGTAGAAAAAGCGCTTGAGGAGGTTCACCGCAAGTGTTGA
- a CDS encoding glycosyltransferase family 4 protein, producing MNADHTNNAIRVLFIKTGPDAAELDLIQQLHKRGVYIKVLCWASSSTLEFLEKENIFIASVRKRGKVDIPFIRQIRSIVKQFDISLVHATDSASLANAIWATYFTKAKVIAYRGTSARIRKTDPTYWLGTLNPKVSLTFCVSNSVYRYMATLLPEHKLRLNYKGFDPAWIKVENPEPSTFPVLPEDRFIGMFLGNSKGRPHKGLEVLIEAFHRVNDPKSVLIVLGSFSQESEQLAAKGPAQARIFLMGEVAKAAEWLCYANLYIQPSLLKEGLPRSVKEAMALALPIVITDIPGPTELIEHEKSGLVVEAGNAAKLAEAWDRMAADPELRQQLGSSAKARLIEEFSPEVFVHNTLLAYYDVLKIDANTD from the coding sequence ATGAACGCAGATCACACCAACAATGCCATCCGTGTTTTATTTATAAAAACAGGTCCGGATGCCGCAGAGCTGGACCTGATCCAGCAGTTACACAAGCGGGGTGTGTACATAAAGGTGTTGTGCTGGGCAAGCAGCTCTACTCTGGAGTTTCTGGAAAAAGAGAACATTTTCATTGCCTCGGTTCGGAAGAGAGGGAAGGTTGATATTCCATTTATCCGCCAGATCCGTTCCATTGTGAAGCAATTCGATATCAGCTTGGTACATGCAACAGACTCTGCGTCGCTCGCCAATGCAATTTGGGCAACGTATTTCACAAAAGCCAAAGTGATCGCCTACAGAGGCACCAGCGCCCGCATTCGCAAGACAGACCCGACCTACTGGTTAGGCACACTAAACCCCAAGGTCTCTCTTACATTCTGTGTCAGCAATTCGGTTTATCGATATATGGCAACGCTGCTGCCTGAACATAAATTACGACTGAACTACAAGGGGTTCGACCCTGCGTGGATTAAAGTTGAAAACCCAGAACCGTCAACCTTTCCGGTGCTTCCGGAAGATCGTTTTATCGGTATGTTCCTGGGCAATAGCAAAGGCCGTCCGCATAAGGGACTGGAAGTTCTGATTGAGGCCTTTCATCGTGTGAACGACCCGAAGAGCGTACTGATTGTACTTGGCAGCTTCAGTCAGGAATCAGAACAGCTAGCCGCAAAAGGACCAGCCCAAGCACGAATATTCTTGATGGGTGAAGTTGCCAAAGCAGCCGAATGGCTTTGCTATGCGAACCTCTATATACAACCCTCTCTTCTGAAAGAGGGATTACCCCGGTCAGTAAAAGAAGCCATGGCACTGGCATTGCCCATTGTCATCACTGATATTCCGGGTCCAACAGAGCTTATTGAGCACGAGAAATCTGGTCTGGTCGTCGAAGCAGGTAATGCAGCCAAGCTCGCCGAAGCTTGGGATCGTATGGCGGCTGACCCTGAATTGCGCCAGCAACTGGGCTCCAGCGCCAAAGCCCGTCTGATCGAAGAGTTCTCTCCGGAGGTATTTGTACACAATACATTGTTGGCGTATTACGATGTACTAAAAATCGATGCCAATACCGACTAG
- a CDS encoding glycosyltransferase — protein sequence MANSSTLNILLIMMSANPGVGGLEKHTGELANGLAQAGHRVTLICAAAHQHQLTPEINRIALDPKQSRYNPLLLAKLYRHIRDKKYNVVHAQGTKAAALLATLARFPLSPTLVASLHGFKSRYPALHRFSAVIAVSNALAKSLTNGNVRVVYNGLQAASVVAPAKFLLEAAPKPVWLAVGRLVSVKGFEFLIDSFKGVKGSLYIAGDGPDKALLQQKILDNELQHRVTLLGHRDDIPALMAACDGVVISSQREGFSYVFAEAMLASKPVISTSVPIANEFLPEHHIYRGNTLDGFAQLLSNDPGAIFNDQFAARERAHRELTMENMISSTLAIYNTCKT from the coding sequence ATGGCCAACTCTAGCACTTTGAACATCCTGCTAATAATGATGTCGGCTAACCCAGGCGTTGGCGGACTGGAAAAACACACTGGTGAATTGGCGAATGGCCTGGCACAGGCAGGCCACCGTGTGACCCTGATCTGCGCCGCTGCGCACCAGCACCAATTAACCCCGGAGATTAATCGCATTGCGCTGGACCCAAAGCAGTCACGCTACAACCCTCTGTTACTAGCAAAGCTTTATCGGCACATTCGCGATAAGAAGTACAACGTGGTGCACGCTCAGGGCACCAAAGCCGCCGCCTTGCTGGCGACGTTAGCGCGGTTTCCACTGTCACCAACGCTGGTGGCCAGTCTTCACGGTTTCAAATCCCGCTACCCCGCTTTACACCGCTTCAGCGCGGTGATTGCCGTCAGCAACGCGCTGGCAAAATCCCTAACTAATGGCAATGTTCGGGTTGTGTACAACGGCCTGCAGGCAGCAAGCGTGGTAGCTCCGGCAAAATTTCTGCTAGAGGCCGCTCCAAAACCAGTATGGCTTGCCGTTGGGCGCCTGGTCAGCGTGAAAGGTTTCGAGTTTCTTATCGACAGTTTTAAAGGCGTGAAAGGTAGCCTGTATATTGCCGGCGATGGCCCTGACAAAGCGCTATTACAACAGAAAATTCTCGATAACGAACTGCAACACAGGGTTACCCTGCTCGGCCATCGCGACGATATTCCTGCGTTAATGGCCGCCTGCGATGGCGTGGTCATTTCGTCGCAGCGGGAGGGGTTTTCCTATGTGTTCGCCGAGGCCATGCTGGCATCAAAACCGGTCATTTCGACCAGCGTGCCTATTGCCAATGAGTTTCTGCCAGAGCACCATATTTATCGTGGCAACACACTTGATGGTTTTGCCCAACTATTGAGCAACGACCCAGGCGCAATTTTTAATGATCAGTTTGCTGCCCGTGAACGGGCGCACAGGGAATTGACGATGGAGAACATGATCAGCAGCACACTGGCGATCTATAACACCTGCAAAACCTGA
- a CDS encoding lysophospholipid acyltransferase family protein has translation MRKLKYFTIASFLRVVSWLSLSAAQRLGRLVGQVLWRLPTKTRQVTDINLAICLPELSASERTQLSKDSVKHTAMTALEIPLMWEWPVDRCLGLVRETVGLELVDDALASGKGLILLAPHLGNWELAGLYFSSRYKMAALYSPPNMAEFEEYMIKVRSRLGSEPVRGDRRGLLRMMTILKEGGIAGILPDQSPRGKTNAFAPFFGMEVKTMTLVAKLMQKTGANALITYTERLPKAQGFRIIIDKASNDLASLDPIVAATALNESVEALIRRAPEQYQWEYKRLRHRPAGEPNPYNPSKSQRE, from the coding sequence ATGAGAAAACTGAAATATTTCACAATCGCTTCTTTTTTGCGTGTAGTGAGCTGGCTAAGCCTGAGCGCTGCCCAGCGGCTAGGTCGCTTGGTTGGGCAAGTGCTTTGGCGACTGCCCACAAAAACCCGCCAAGTGACCGATATCAATCTTGCTATCTGCTTACCGGAACTAAGTGCATCTGAGCGCACTCAGCTATCAAAAGATTCGGTAAAACACACAGCCATGACCGCGCTAGAAATACCGCTTATGTGGGAGTGGCCGGTAGACAGGTGCTTAGGGCTGGTGCGTGAGACTGTAGGCCTTGAACTGGTTGACGACGCTCTGGCCAGCGGTAAAGGGCTTATTTTGCTGGCGCCACATCTGGGCAATTGGGAGTTGGCCGGGCTTTATTTCTCGTCCCGTTACAAGATGGCGGCCCTTTACAGTCCACCTAATATGGCCGAGTTCGAGGAGTACATGATTAAAGTGCGAAGCCGGCTGGGCTCTGAACCGGTGCGCGGTGACCGCCGTGGCCTACTGCGGATGATGACGATTCTGAAAGAAGGCGGCATAGCTGGCATATTGCCGGACCAATCACCTCGGGGCAAAACCAATGCTTTTGCGCCGTTTTTTGGCATGGAGGTGAAAACCATGACACTGGTGGCTAAGCTGATGCAAAAAACCGGAGCCAATGCTCTGATTACATACACAGAACGACTGCCGAAGGCACAAGGGTTTCGAATTATCATTGATAAGGCAAGCAACGACCTAGCCAGCCTCGACCCGATTGTTGCAGCAACTGCATTAAATGAGTCGGTTGAGGCATTGATTAGGCGAGCCCCTGAACAATATCAATGGGAGTATAAGCGCCTTCGGCATAGGCCTGCCGGCGAACCTAACCCTTACAATCCAAGCAAAAGTCAACGCGAATAA
- a CDS encoding glycosyltransferase family 4 protein: MKILQALPALHSGGVERGTVEFARQLAHLGHNSYVVSSGGPLADMLEQEGSTHITLPIHRKSLASFGQIWPIVQLLKEVQPDIVHVRSRMPAWIIQLALKTLDKQLRPAIVTSFHGMYSVSPYSAVMAKADHIIAVSNCVKDYVINNFSVPEQKITVIQRGVDVNYFRKRPPSEQWRQDLSQNYPQLSDKRILMMPGRITRWKGQLQFLDVMAELVHNTPVGANERPYHGIVVGGAEPGKKHFMEELTQRRAELGLQQHVSFLGQRSDMAELYQLADLVCHLSTKPEPFGRTVTEALASGTPVAAFNRGGAAETLQACFREGLVTPDDVSGFAQTAQHLLSHNQHTIEIPYRFKLQAQTDTTLSVYNKVLAAREH; the protein is encoded by the coding sequence ATGAAAATTCTTCAGGCGCTGCCAGCGCTTCACAGTGGTGGTGTGGAACGGGGCACTGTCGAATTCGCCAGACAGCTAGCACACTTGGGCCATAACTCTTATGTTGTGTCTAGTGGCGGACCACTGGCGGATATGCTCGAGCAAGAAGGCAGCACTCACATCACCCTGCCCATACACCGCAAGTCACTGGCCTCGTTTGGTCAGATTTGGCCAATAGTGCAGTTACTGAAAGAGGTGCAACCCGATATTGTGCACGTGCGCTCGCGCATGCCCGCCTGGATTATTCAACTGGCGCTGAAAACCCTGGACAAACAATTGCGCCCGGCCATTGTTACCAGCTTCCATGGAATGTATTCGGTTAGCCCCTACAGCGCGGTGATGGCCAAAGCAGATCATATTATTGCGGTGTCGAACTGCGTAAAAGATTACGTAATCAACAATTTTTCTGTGCCCGAGCAAAAGATTACCGTGATTCAGCGCGGTGTCGACGTGAACTATTTCCGCAAGCGTCCGCCTTCCGAGCAGTGGCGCCAGGATTTGTCACAAAACTATCCCCAGCTCAGTGATAAACGCATCCTGATGATGCCGGGGCGAATTACCCGCTGGAAAGGACAGTTACAATTTTTAGACGTGATGGCTGAGCTGGTTCATAACACCCCTGTTGGAGCAAACGAACGGCCTTACCACGGTATTGTAGTGGGCGGAGCCGAACCGGGTAAGAAACACTTTATGGAAGAGCTGACCCAGCGCCGTGCCGAGCTTGGCCTACAGCAACACGTCAGCTTTCTGGGCCAGCGCAGCGACATGGCTGAGTTGTACCAGCTAGCAGATCTGGTGTGTCATCTATCCACCAAACCCGAACCCTTTGGCCGTACGGTTACCGAAGCACTGGCGTCCGGCACGCCGGTTGCCGCGTTCAACCGCGGCGGCGCCGCCGAAACCCTGCAAGCCTGCTTTCGCGAAGGACTGGTCACACCAGACGATGTGTCTGGCTTTGCACAAACTGCTCAACACCTACTGAGTCACAACCAACACACCATCGAGATTCCCTACCGCTTCAAACTGCAAGCGCAAACCGACACCACCCTGAGCGTATATAACAAAGTTCTGGCGGCACGGGAGCACTAG